From candidate division WOR-3 bacterium, a single genomic window includes:
- a CDS encoding IMP cyclohydrolase, which yields MARNALISVWDKTGVVELAKALHRHNFRLLSTAKTADTIREAGVPVTDIAEYTGSAEILGGRVKTLHPRIAGGILTTRRDPTIEPIDIVVCNLYPFEAGLARGADHNELVELIDIGGVTLLRAGAKNYAYVTVVPDPSYYPRLVAELDEHGAISAEMRHELAARTFEITSRYDAAIARYLASPRGAILDNPFADGTLL from the coding sequence ATGGCCAGAAACGCGCTCATCTCGGTTTGGGACAAGACCGGGGTGGTTGAGCTTGCAAAGGCTCTACATAGACACAATTTCAGGCTGCTTTCAACCGCAAAGACCGCGGACACTATCCGTGAGGCTGGTGTTCCGGTTACTGACATCGCCGAATACACAGGCTCGGCCGAGATTCTCGGCGGTCGGGTTAAGACCCTTCATCCCAGAATTGCTGGCGGTATCCTGACCACACGACGTGACCCGACGATAGAGCCGATTGACATAGTCGTGTGTAACCTGTACCCGTTCGAGGCCGGTCTCGCCCGCGGTGCAGACCACAACGAACTCGTGGAGCTGATTGACATCGGCGGCGTGACGTTGTTGCGGGCTGGGGCCAAGAACTACGCCTACGTTACCGTGGTACCGGACCCCTCGTACTACCCAAGGCTGGTCGCCGAGCTCGACGAGCACGGTGCGATCAGCGCCGAGATGAGGCACGAACTGGCAGCGCGGACATTCGAGATTACGAGTCGGTACGACGCGGCGATCGCGCGCTATCTTGCTTCCCCAAGAGGTGCTATTCTTGACAATCCCTTTGCAGATGGTACACTCCTGTGA
- the iorA gene encoding indolepyruvate ferredoxin oxidoreductase subunit alpha — translation MNRKLLSGDEAIARGAWEAGCHVAAAYPGTPSTEILETLAGFSDVYCEWSTNEKVALEVALGASISGARALAAMKHVGLNVAADPLFSAAHIGARGGLVIVTADDPGLHSSQNEQDNRFYALAAKIPMFCPADSQEAKDFTRLAFEVSEEYDVPVLIRITTRVAHSSSIVTIGERAERPVKGYEKQVSKTVLLPVHARIRHVDLEHRLDRLRAYSERTSANRVEQGERRIGIICDGVAYHYCREVFPEVSYLKLGMVNPFPASLVRKFAAGVDQVIVVEEVDPFLELHVRSLGIEATGKDKLPRWGELNPRVVRLALGRPSTRRQEPREGSGEISTSAQAVNSRQPNDGNGLLGTVAGTRQLSPDKAIEPEPDLPSRPPALCPGCPHTGLFYALQKQRVIIGGDIGCYTLGALPPHNSMDTCIDMGASITFAHGCDKALGRNDPRRRVAVIGDSTFFHSGITGLLNVVYNKSDVVVVIADNRTTGMTGHQDHPGTGRTLSGEETVAVDIAALARACGIERVVAVDPYRVKETRRLIRELLKQPGPAVVISRRPCALLVRLREKPRKVNTEKCTGCKTCLGLGCPALTMVGEKTMVLEDLCAGCGMCADVCPQGAIE, via the coding sequence ATGAACAGGAAACTGCTTTCAGGCGATGAGGCGATAGCGCGGGGCGCGTGGGAGGCTGGCTGCCATGTCGCTGCGGCATATCCGGGTACACCCTCCACCGAGATACTGGAAACGCTCGCTGGATTCAGCGACGTGTACTGCGAATGGTCAACAAACGAGAAGGTTGCGCTCGAGGTAGCGCTGGGTGCCTCAATCAGCGGAGCACGGGCTCTGGCGGCGATGAAGCATGTTGGATTGAATGTGGCGGCGGACCCTCTGTTTTCGGCAGCCCACATTGGAGCTAGGGGAGGACTTGTCATTGTAACTGCTGACGATCCAGGACTCCACTCGTCGCAGAACGAACAGGATAACCGGTTCTATGCGCTCGCGGCCAAAATCCCGATGTTTTGTCCCGCGGACAGTCAGGAGGCGAAGGACTTCACCCGCCTAGCTTTTGAGGTCTCGGAGGAGTACGATGTACCGGTGCTGATACGCATCACGACCCGGGTCGCTCACTCGAGTTCGATTGTGACCATTGGCGAGCGGGCCGAGCGGCCAGTCAAGGGGTACGAGAAACAGGTGTCCAAGACCGTTCTTTTGCCCGTGCACGCCCGAATCCGACACGTTGACCTCGAACATCGGTTGGATCGGTTGCGTGCCTACTCCGAAAGAACCTCGGCGAACCGGGTCGAGCAGGGCGAACGCAGGATCGGGATTATCTGCGATGGGGTGGCGTACCACTACTGTCGCGAGGTATTTCCTGAGGTTTCGTATCTCAAACTCGGCATGGTAAATCCGTTTCCGGCCAGCCTAGTGCGGAAGTTCGCGGCTGGCGTTGACCAAGTCATAGTCGTTGAAGAAGTCGACCCATTTCTTGAACTGCATGTGCGGAGCCTTGGTATTGAAGCGACCGGCAAGGACAAGCTGCCCAGATGGGGTGAGTTGAATCCGCGGGTGGTCCGGCTGGCGCTCGGCAGGCCGAGCACCCGACGCCAGGAACCAAGAGAGGGGTCAGGGGAAATTTCAACTTCCGCACAGGCAGTTAACAGCCGACAGCCAAACGATGGAAATGGTCTCTTGGGTACGGTCGCAGGGACCCGACAGTTGTCGCCGGACAAGGCTATTGAGCCCGAACCAGACCTGCCGAGTCGGCCGCCAGCTCTGTGTCCAGGCTGCCCGCATACCGGCCTCTTCTACGCCTTGCAGAAACAGAGGGTGATTATCGGCGGTGACATAGGCTGCTATACGCTAGGGGCTTTGCCACCTCACAATAGCATGGATACATGCATTGACATGGGCGCTTCGATAACATTCGCCCACGGCTGCGACAAGGCACTCGGCCGGAACGACCCGAGAAGAAGAGTTGCGGTCATTGGCGATTCGACATTCTTTCATTCTGGAATCACCGGACTGCTAAACGTCGTGTACAACAAGTCGGATGTGGTCGTCGTCATTGCCGATAATAGGACCACGGGCATGACAGGACATCAGGATCACCCGGGTACAGGTCGGACACTGTCAGGCGAAGAGACCGTTGCTGTGGATATTGCCGCGTTAGCTCGAGCGTGTGGAATCGAGCGAGTTGTTGCTGTGGACCCGTACCGAGTCAAGGAAACCCGACGTTTGATCAGAGAACTTCTGAAGCAGCCGGGACCGGCGGTTGTCATCTCCCGTCGGCCTTGCGCGCTTCTTGTGCGACTGCGTGAGAAGCCGAGGAAGGTGAATACCGAAAAATGTACGGGGTGTAAGACCTGTTTGGGTCTGGGCTGTCCAGCGCTGACCATGGTGGGCGAGAAGACGATGGTTCTTGAGGACCTGTGCGCCGGGTGCGGAATGTGTGCCGACGTGTGTCCTCAGGGGGCGATTGAATGA
- the buk gene encoding butyrate kinase, with amino-acid sequence MVILAINPGGGSTKVAVFRDRRQVFAENVEHPAVELAKYKMVLDQYRLRKQAVLDVLNQHRFDAQAVEAIVTRGGPLQPVSGGVYRVTARVIADIRQGKVQTIHPSLLGPLVAHELAEELGVEAYFVDPESTDEFWDVARVTGLKGINRVALSHALSCRTVATAAARKIGKPYNRCSFVVAHLGTGITVAAHVRGRQVDATNANDDGPFSPQRAGTLPLSGLIRLCFSGRYSERDVLDLVQRRGGLVSYFGTEDVRQLEALVVKRNRFACIVYDALVYQIAKWIGAYTVVCRGELDGIVLTGGLVKSKRLVAALRGWIRFLSPRIFVFPGEEEMRALAERLLTALSGKEPVKLYEQETAFRR; translated from the coding sequence GTGGTCATCCTGGCTATTAACCCTGGCGGAGGTTCGACCAAGGTGGCAGTTTTTCGTGACCGCCGCCAAGTCTTTGCCGAGAATGTTGAACACCCTGCGGTTGAACTTGCCAAGTACAAGATGGTGCTTGATCAGTATCGCCTTCGCAAGCAGGCGGTACTTGATGTTCTGAACCAGCACCGATTTGACGCGCAAGCGGTCGAAGCGATTGTTACCCGGGGAGGGCCGTTACAGCCGGTTTCCGGCGGAGTTTACCGAGTCACGGCCCGTGTCATTGCCGACATTCGACAGGGCAAGGTACAGACCATTCATCCGTCGCTACTGGGTCCGCTTGTAGCTCACGAGCTGGCTGAAGAGCTCGGTGTTGAGGCATATTTCGTGGACCCAGAATCAACTGACGAGTTCTGGGATGTGGCGCGCGTCACTGGCCTGAAGGGCATCAATCGCGTCGCACTGTCGCATGCTCTTTCCTGCCGGACAGTTGCAACTGCTGCGGCCCGCAAGATCGGCAAACCTTACAATCGCTGCAGTTTCGTTGTAGCCCACCTAGGTACTGGTATTACCGTTGCCGCGCATGTTCGCGGTCGGCAGGTTGACGCGACCAATGCCAATGACGACGGTCCTTTTTCGCCTCAGCGAGCCGGCACCTTGCCATTGTCCGGACTTATCCGCCTCTGTTTCTCCGGCCGGTACTCAGAGCGCGATGTTCTTGACTTGGTTCAGCGCCGGGGTGGGTTGGTATCCTATTTCGGAACCGAGGATGTGCGGCAGCTTGAGGCGCTCGTTGTCAAGCGCAATCGCTTTGCGTGTATTGTGTACGATGCGCTCGTTTACCAAATTGCCAAGTGGATTGGAGCCTACACGGTCGTTTGTCGGGGTGAACTCGACGGAATAGTCCTGACCGGCGGGTTGGTCAAGTCGAAGCGCCTGGTGGCGGCGCTTCGCGGTTGGATACGGTTTCTTAGCCCACGGATATTTGTGTTTCCGGGTGAAGAGGAGATGCGTGCGCTGGCTGAGCGGCTACTGACTGCACTCAGCGGGAAAGAGCCAGTCAAACTGTATGAACAGGAAACTGCTTTCAGGCGATGA